TTCTAGTTGTAAATGTGCaggcatcaaattcaaaatgatcaCTTTTGATGTTTGATTTTAAATCTGTTGTGGGGATTTGTTGATTTGCTATTATCACACTGCATCCCAGCTTTTTTTGTGTACAGTATAACCAATGTCAATATTAATTTCTATCAAGGAAGTGGCTATCGTAATGACTAACCGAATAGACTAAATTTGAATGTCACTTGTGTGCTGCTTTTATTGCCATGCTGCTGCCTGAACAGTTAGCACTGCATGTTCTGGTGTTTGATGTGTCACAGAATGATCGAGGAAGGCAGTAAACGAGGCAAGGCCATGGTGGAGAAGAGACAGCTCTTCATGGAAATGAGTGAGTGCAGTTGACTTGGAGAAATCTCTTTTCTTACTGCTTACAGTCAGCTCATGTGATTCTTTCAATGGCTCAAAGTGGCACAGGAGATGTGCGCTCTCTTATGCATACGATTCTTCCCACACAAAGACTGTAATAGCCTTGAAATGTACACTCAGTCAACCTGGTTGtgtttcatttgatttaattgatcTGGAATGTTTTGCATTCATCTGAAAGCAGTTTGTAGGGGATTTTTCAATCATCcgtgattgcttttaactgtttttttttgttgttgttttttttttaaatggttttgtttttcaggagctcaGAACTTTGATGTCATCAGACTTTCAACGTATAGGACTGCCTGCAAACTCCGGTTTGTGCAAAAGAGATGCAACCGTAAGAGCATGCTGATTCTTAAAGATTTTCTCTGCTCAGCTGTTGCGACATAGTGTAACCAACTGAATCATTTGTTCAATGTATCCAGACTGAATTGATTGGACTCTGTCTTTATGATTGCAGTTCATCTGGTTGATGTCTGGAACATGATCGAAGCCTTTCGTGACAATGGGCTCAACGCATTGGACCACAATGCTGAGATCAATATGTCGCGGCTGGAGACTATTCTGTCTTCCATCTACTACCAGCTCAACAAGCGGCTGCCCACCACCCACCAGATCAATGTGGAGCAGTCCATTGGGCTACTGCTCAACTTCATGGTGGCCACCTATGACAGGTATTGAACAAGTGTTCAGCAAAGAGAAATTAGAGAGacaaacagcaaaacaaaaggGAGTGTTACAATGTTAATGTCATCAAATTGTTATGTTCTACATTCATTCCAATCTTTTCGCATtcattttttatctattttctttTACTTATGTGCTTTGAATGCTGAACTCTAAAGCATATAAAGTTAAGCAAATACAGTTATACGTTGTTTTATTTTAACTAAATCCCTTTTTCCACCAAGAACTCAATGTTAAGTTGAACCTACAGTTTAAACCATTTGTGTGTCTGGTTGGAGAAAAGGGTTTTAAATTCCTTCAGCTCTGGGTGGACCACAGTGATTTAGCTTTCAGTGTAATTTGCGACACGCCTGGTGATGGAACAGGAATTTTCACATGGTATATTAAAGAAAAGCACAAGTCTGATGACGATGAATGAATTACCTGCAGTGTGCACCCCGTCGTCCATTGTCTGATGACTCTTGGCATTTCAGGGCTTCCTGTATAGCCAATATAGCtcttcatattcatattcatatatttctTCTTAGATCAAATTCcatgcagctttaaaatcttgaaTATAATTTGACATATAATCAACTTCTTTTAATAATGCAAAAAATTCAGGGATCAAATCAATGCATGTTTGCTGATAAAGGTTTATCTTGCATTAAAAGTACCAATGAGGTTATCAACTCTTGCTCGTGTGCATTTATAAACACTATTTCTGGTTTCGATCTAATGAGATACTCGTGTATTCATTAGTTCATGAATCCAAATCCACCTTAGACAGCAATAAGACCGCTGAAAGTTGATGTATTTCTAGACTTTTTTTATACCATATACACTGGGTTTTAGCTGTCAATTAACTCTCAAGAATATTAAACTTTTTAGCAAAATTCTCACCTGGATCCAGTTTTCAGATTATGTGGatcttgtatttttttgtgggTTTTGAACAAGACAATTAGGTCTACAAAAAATGTATGATTAATGAGCCCTGAGACATATTACCCATGTTTAAGTACACTACATGTAACTGTGCGTGCAAACTGTCCAAACAGGTTTAACCTGTAGTAACCATGGTCTTATTTTATGATGTACCGCTTCTTAATGTCTACTCCATGCTCAAAGGCTCAGACACTGTGCATGCTGGAGCAGAgaggtttattattgatcttaAAGCTCTCTCTCATTTTTGTACCCTGTGCGCTCAGATTGATTGGCTGCACGCCCCGTCCATTCACCGACGCATTCAATTGGTTTACTCTTATGCGCGAGGCCACTCTGATCCCGCCCCGTTATTATTCATGCTGCCGTATCGCTGGGAAACTTTACGTTAATGACTGACTGCGATTACAGGAAGCGGTTTCGCTATCTGTCCCTCAGGTCCAAACTGAATAAGGCAGGAGCACTTTTAATGCACTCTGCTACCTCTGCTCGGAAAGCCAAATGAATCGAAAATGAAGCAGCTGGCCTCTCTTGGCGAGTTAAATAGGTTTTGAGAAGAAGCACAGCCTAATTAAGCAGCCTAATAATGACCTGTGTATCTATGATAATCTTTGATATAAGGTTTAGTTAATgacttttgacatttttttcaatAATGAATGCAACATCAGCAGTGCAATGATATGTTTCAGTTTTATATCTGCTCATATGAACAGCCGAATGCAATGTTTATCATGGTGTTCATTTCAAAGGTTAGCTTTCCTTTTAGATTAGTAATAAGATGCttttccatttgtttttttctgtagaaTTATTTCTTATAACACGTGTAAAATATAGTCGTTATTGAAGCATGGAATTTATTAAAAGACTGTTTTTTAACATTatgcctggtttatagtcggtaacgcaagacgcaacgcaagacgcaagaagaaacgcaagcccttgcgcggttgcaagcccccccttgcgtgcttgcgtgtgtcacctcaattttctaaacttcacgcaagacgcaagcgcaagccactggctgtggtcgaaaccgcctactacttgatcgatctgacagtagcctatgcagagcgtttacacacagtgcacttcactcctgcccgagccgaaatcagccggcctgaaaagctgatttcccttaagctataggctaaactctgtaaatatataactttagcaacatttgaaacattttcaggcgagaaagtagtcgtttagacccccaaggtgttgaaaatctgacaaaatactggctatttacaagaagaagaagcatgaatctatggaagagagacttgccaaagagctcctggcggtgaatttcctttcattgtagtaggcttgtcattgaaaaaacccgctactccacctactgtcctggcggtgaatcgccacgcagcacacgcaaccgccgacaaagcaaaatgaagtataaacgtctcgagccattaacatacgcgcaagacgcaagcgcaagggcagttaaaagaagtacaGACTGTGATCATTCCAGACAAAGCAAGGCTGCAGCACTAAAAGTTCAAACGTATTTTAATCACTATGAATGCTGCTTTTGATTTCTGAATCTTAAatcatgttgatttttttttttgttttggaatCACTTTAATGTGCTGATGAAGCATCAATTCTCCCACTTGCAGTGAAAGCCACGGGAAGCTGACGGTTTTCTCAATGAAAGCCATGCTGGCAACAATGTGTGGAGGGAAAATTGTGGACAAACTGCGCTGTGAGTGTGATTTAGACTATTTTTTATAATATCATAGGGCAGAGATATAGATGCACTTTATTCAGATGTCTTgcttatctgtgtgtgtgtttttgacaGTCCTCTGACATTTAAACTCTTAATGTAGTAGCTCAATTTAAACACACAGGGGCACTGTTGGAATATATAACCTAAATTCTTTTCCTTTACGTGTACATGTATTCACTCTCTGGTCAGGATATGCACTGGGAATCAACAGTTTCCACCCACATATATGTCAAAAGCCAGTTTGCCCTCTGATAAGAATAATACTGACATTTGCTGTCTCTCAGATATTTTCTCACAGATCGCTGACTCAAGTGGAGTCATGGTGTTTGCTAAGTTTGATCAGTTCCTGCGGGAGGTGTTGAAACTACCCACAGCCGTTTTCGAGGGCCCATCATTTGGCTACATGGAGCATTCTGTGCGGATGTGCTTCCCTCAGCAGGTAGGCTACCGAAGCATCCATTTTCACCTATACTCTCGTCTCTGTGAGTGGGAGCAATTTGGGTTTATTTCCTAAGCTTTGATACTTTCTACTTCAACGTCCTGTTGAATACATCTATGTGTGTTTATATCTAGAAGAAGATTTTGCTGAACACATTCTTGGATGTGCTGATGGCAGATCCTCCACCCCAATGTCTCGTGTGGCTGCCACTCATGCACCGACTTGCTAATGTCGAAAACGGTAGGTTGTTGCCAGTTAGGGTGAAAATTAAAGTAGGGGATACCTCGTCATGATAGAAAATTATAAAAGAAGATTATGTGAAAGACATGCCCACAAAACAGAGTCAGTGAGACATCGTTCGTATAGATATTGTCTGAATAACCAGCAAAGTTCAAGGTACCTGCGCCCACCCATCTAACACCACGCGCTAGGATAGTTAGGGGGAAAAGAGATTTgacaaataaagttaaaaaaaaaagccatgaaGAATTGGTTAAAACATTCATctgaaacaaaccaaaaaacagACCAAGTAAAATCAAAGTAAATTAATATATTATCATGTTCAATTTACTGTAACAGTATCCACTTCTACAGTATACATTGAATATGAATAAAGAAATCTGGATTATGACACATGGTGTGGTTATGAAGATGTGTGTTATCATCTTATGGGGATGCAGATTTACAGATGaagcattctgttatttccTTGAGGTGAAATTCCAATACAGCGGTGGAAAAGTATTCCATTACAGGTAAATGTGTATTTGAAATTGTTAAGTAAAAGCTATGTTTCTGCACTGAAACATCCCCTTTGACTGGTACATCGTTACCATTTTGTCACAAATTGGGATGGATAATGTGGAGCTAGTTTTATTGAATGATTAGATATTGTTTCATTTGCCAGGCCCCCTGGTTTCTCACCAAATCTAACTTTTGATGACCATTACCGAAATATTGGATATTTTAAGTCTCAGATTTTTAGCATCCACATGAAACCATGTTAAGCaagttaaaagtaaaaaagtttaaaaacagCTGGATTCATCTTCAAACGTGTCGCCCATTATCCTTTTATCTGTTTAATAAAGGAGTCCAAGAGTACAATatttcaatatatatataatatatattacaATATATGTATAATTCAAGTGTTTCCATATTTTTTCTATCTAGTGCAGCTCCTGAATAAATCTACACAGTTACTGTAACTGTATACAGTGAATTTTATAGTAAACCTTGAAATAAAGCTGTCACAGCTCAACCAGAACCTCTTTCGTTTGTATGTTTCACCACGCAGTCTTCCATCCGGTGGAATGTTCTTATTGCCGGAGTGAGAGCATGATGGGTTTCCGGTATCGGTGCCAACAGTGCCATGGCTACCAGCTCTGCCAGAGCTGCTTCTGGCGTGGCCATGCCAATGGTCCCCATAGCAACCAGCACCAGATGAAGGAGCACTCATCTTGggtaagaaaaaaagacaactcTCAATTTTATATTTAGCTTTATTTGCCCTCTCTGTACAAATCAAAAGCCAATATCTCTATGAAAGTGAGGAATGATTTTACAATATTGTGGTTGTCTCCACACATTTAAAGCTCATTCAATCCAAAAGGCTGTTTTTATGGGGTTTTACTTATGGAAATAACATTATATTGATTCATTTTGCTATGTTGCTGCATTCTCCCAAAGCTCAATCATTATAttctaaaacaaataaagaaagaaagtgatATGTACTGGATCCCAAATCCAATTCCCATTCCACTTGGATTTTTCACCGGAATCTCTGCTTATGTAGTTGCAGGACTGGAATGACATGCCTGAATGCATCAAAGATGGTGTCCAGTCTCCAAAACTTCTTGTAATGTTTGGTTTTGGCACCTTTTTCACTTTTCCTCCCATTCTGTCTCTTTGTATCTCTTCTTTTGACAGAAAGAAATAGGCGTGTAAGTCCTTTTATTCATTGAGGTACATTTCACTACACGTAAGGTCATACACTGTATATAGACAGGACCTAAATAACAGTAATATGAATATAAAAGATACTTGATGTAAATCTGGTTCTGCTTGTATGTGAGGAGCTAttcattttttcccctcactaGCATTACTGCAACACAGAAAAGAGGGAAGATGTTCGAGGATTACAATTAGTAAATCTAGTGCCagtaatgctttttttttttttattatttacaatTTTATGTTTATTAGATGATATTTCCAGGTCTAGATCAAAGGCTCGTGTCAACCTCCTAATGCTCTATTTTAGTATTTTTGGCATGATGGCTTTGATTTTAAATAACAGCTTGGATTTATATCCCAACCATTCCGCCATTTACAATACTAAACCCATCTCAAAGTTGACACACCTAATTTTTAGTCATCCAATGAAAATAACGCTAGCTAACAAAACTTGTGGCTATTAGATGAACATAACATTGCGTAAGCATCTGTGACCAAAGCTTATGCGGATCAAACTTTTTATACAATGCATTGTCTAAACTTGTGCCCTGCCTGAATATAAACAGCAAAGATGgattccggcttcctcccaccacccaaaaacatgcatgttaggttcattggtgactctaaattacccctaggtgtgagtgtgagcagggatggttgtttgtctcgtttgtctatgtgtggccctgtgatggactggcaacctgtccagggtgtaccctgcctctcgcccaatgacagctgggttaggctccagcccccccacccccgcaATCCTaaagttggattaagcgggtatagaaaatggatggatatgcTGCAATGATCATTGTGCATCCTTGTCTCCTTGTCTTAAAATGATTATGTCAGTTATTTCTGTCATATCACAGTGaagtaaaaaataatcattcattTCTAGAGTAAATTGTAAATAGTATTTGATCATTTTGaagttcctgaaaaggttcaaAATCGACCAAAACAGTCCTTTGAAGGAGCCACACTCAGATTTAGTGTTAGGTGTCAAACGTGTTCCTTTGTTTTACTGTCATGGTCATGGGTTTTTAATTCTTTATCCTTATACAACCAAATCTATAATCAGAAAGTATGGCGGTAAACATTGTTAAATCTCCCACACATCCAAGTTGGAATGAATGCATCGTTACCTGGAATCTGAATTATGGGCCTTACGGCAGTTTGGATTACTGCACGCACTAAAACTGCTTATGAAGTAGCAGAAATAAGCCCTCACTGAGTTTGCAGAAACCACTGCTGATCCACACTTTTGACACAGTAAAAAATACCATTGACCTAGTTATGTTAATGCCGTCTGAAACAGCATAAATAGATTTTTTCTACTTTAAATACATTGACAGCAGCCGACACAACGGGGAAGGTGACAGACACTCTATTTGTCCTGTCCCACCCTCACAGAAGTCTCCTGCCAAAAAGCTGAGCCACGCAATCAGTAAGTCTCTGGGCTGCGTCCCCATTGGAGAGCCGCCGCATCCTGTGTTCCCCGAGCAGGCTGAGAGACCCCAAGAGCTCACCCATACTGTGTAAGTGCTATTCCCAATGCATTACTTACTACTGTGTAGCTGGTTTGTTGATTAACAGCACTGCATGGCCCAATATGCTCATGATCTATAGTCTGTTCCTGTCGTGTAACTGCTTTCATCTTTCCATTTCGCCGTCATCACATGACTGATAGCGTGCCATCTCAGTAAGATGTCCAGCTCCTGATAATTTGCCAACGTGGAAACGTGATATACTACGAAGGCTCAgcggctgctgctgttaatagCTAAGTCATCCTCATCAGTCTGTTGGCAATAAAGCAGGGACGATGCCATAAATCTCACATTCTAGGCTTTGAGGCTCCTGGAAGTCATTATAGGAAATGCATTATATTCTGCTGTCTTAAACTCTGCACACTCATTTATATTTCAGCTGAAAAATAGTACAATTTCCATAATCAATTCCAGCGCTGCGATACATCCACATGGTCCACATCACTAAGGTCACTCcgttttttgtttattcttcCATCGTTGTTGCACTGCAACTCTGATCCATCTTTGGTTTCCACCCGGATGAAATCTAATAATGCTTCAGATTTTAAAAAGTGATTCATGGTTTTGCTTGCTCATAGCATTAGCAGGACCACAGGAAATCTCTCAACTTTCTCATTTGAGCTTTCAGCATTTCCCATAGCATGTTCATAACAGAGTCCGGCTTCGTATTCCAGTCACAAACATAAATCGAAGCTGTCTGTATATGCTTTTGCTGCTGGCAAGTGTCAGTGAGTAATTGATAGTGAGCTGCATTAGGCGGGAGAGTGTAGCCCAGTGAACACCAAGAAAAGAGACTCAACATTAACACGTGATTTTCTGTTTTACTGCGTGATAGATGCCGTCAGCTCTGAATCCGTTCTCACATCAAGGCTCTGCCCACTGGCAGGAGGATTTTTCTGCTCTGTGTACAAACTTATGTATTTGAGATGAAGTTGAGGTTTGCATAAATTTACAGTGCATCACGTCACGAAGGATAGACCGTCAACCcgcatgtttttttcccccactaaCTTAGAAGTGGGGTGATTGAATTAGAACGGGGCCGCGTAGCATGAGATTACATCACACAAAATAGATTCATGTTgacgaaaaaaaagaaaaaattgcgGAGAAAACCATTTGGGATTTTGTACGTCCAGTGCCCCAAGCAAGCAGTAACCACTGAGATTTCTTTTATTTAATGATGAGGATTATTTCAGATGATAGAAGCTCTGTCATAGAATCCATTTATTGTACAGAGGTCTTGTATGTATTGTATGTGAGATCATTTTTGAATGACTTGTACATTGATTATTTCATTATCATCCTACGTGAGATGTGAATAGAGTATTTTATAAGTCCTGAACTATAGCAACTAATAAATCCTCAAAAGAAGATATTACATGAAATATTAACTACTGGCTTGTACGGTAAATCTTTACAAAAAAGTAATGGCCTGTTGGGCCCACTTGATTTTGAATTGTTCACAGCTATACCAAAGCAAGCGCCTAACTAAACCTCTGTTGTGATTTCATTTAAATttctgcagagtaagtgtttTTGACATTGTATGCTGCTAAAACTTACACTGCAATAGACTTCTGAATGCAGAATATGCACTTGCATTTGAGTGTCTTTTGGATAGATGCTGTCACacgaaaaagaaagtacactctCTTTCTGTTATAAAGTTTTATATGTCAAgacataattttaaaaaaaagatcatttggTCCTCAGGAAGTAACAGCACATGACATTTTACACagagtcattatttatttaagaaaactaagccaaaatgcagaagcaatgtgataaaaactaagtacaccccaGGATGCAGAAGCAATGTGataaaaactaagtacaccccaGGATGCAGTAGCATGTAGAAACACCTTCCACCTTCTGCGCGCATCTTGACCCACTCTTTTTTACAAAGTTGTGTCAATTCATTGAGATCTGCCGGCATTTCTTCACAGCTTCCTTAAGATCCCGTCATAGCATTttaatcaggttgaggtctggacttagACTGGACTATCATAACATCTTGATATTCTTTCTTTTTAGAtttgtttgggatcattgtcttgttgcaTGAGCCATTTTCAAGTTTTAGCTGCCAGACAGATGGTCTCACATGTGATTCTAGAATACTGTGAGATACAGAGAAGTTTATAGTTGCAATGACTGCAAAATGTCCAGGTCCAGTGGctacaaaacaagcccaaatcatcacccTTTCATCACAATGCTTGACAGTTTGAATGAGGTGTTTCTGCTGATATGCTCTGTTTGGTTTTCGCGAAGCTTCTCCACTTTGTTCTCTTCTGTCCAAATGACATTGTTCCAggagtcttgtggtttgttcagatgcaactttgcaaaTCTAAACTGTgttgccatgttctttttagagagaagagtcTTTCTACTGGCAACTCTTCCAAActagccatacttgttcagtctttttccaaTTTTACTGTCACAAACTTTATATTCAACATATTAACTGAtacctgcagagtctgagagtctgagatgcagctcttAGGTTTTTTGCAATTTTTCTGACCATTAATAATCTAAAAAGatgcaacaattgcttctctaagatcatttctGATGCctttttcctccttggcattgcgTGCTGTTTGTGAGACCAGCAAACTGCAGAAATGTGTGCTTTTATGGAGGTGCTGGCTGCTACTTACTCTCTTAAATTCTATGCAAGCAGTAAGGATGGACTTTAGCTCCAACACACTGCTCCTGCATTTAGGATTAATGTTTGCTCAATAAATAATGGCATGGTGTAATATGTTGTGTATTCTTGTTTATTGAGGTTGTATTCATTCAATTTTAAGACCTGACAACAACCAGGTGattattatgtcctgatacCATTCTTTTTAACTTGACTGGTACATTATTTGATCAAAAGGACTGTATATTGTGTTTTCAGTACTGGTAATGTGACACAACTATACTTACGGTATCTTTGAATCTTTGAAGATTAAAACTTTTTCAGACAGAAATTCCAGAAACCTCCATCTGCTGTGTTTTCTTAGACTATAATGGACAAAGTGCACTGTCATGCTCTTGCAGATGGCATTTCAAGGCTGGTGACACTGGATGTGTGGGTGTTCACTGACTTTTAGGAAAATGGATGCGACTGTTGTCCCTTTATACTTGTTCTGTATCTCTCTGTCTCTATTCCCTACCTTTTTCTGAAGCCAAGCAAAATATTTTTAGGCTGCAGGAAATCTTCTATTTGTGTTTGAGCGTGGTGATGAGGCAGCGCCTCTTATCAACCGTGTAAAGGAAAGATGCTTTTAAATCTGACAGCCTTTCAAAATGCGTATTCATCATGTTGGCTCAGATTAATGCGTCTATATTTAAGTATCCCTCTCTTTCAAATGGCAGAGAAAGATGTGGGGAAGTCATTTGGCTTGTGTGAggggaaaacacacacaatagAGAAATTAATTATAGAGTATTTGAGATATGGTTATGATGTTAAAGATGAGACGACTGAAACCACTCTTATATCTGTCAGTTCTACAAAACATCTGCCAGTAACTAGTTCACTTAGCTTAACACAAAGACATAGGCGAACTTTTGGCCAGGCCTCGTCCTTACAGCTTGTTACAAAATCCATATACGGGCATCTCTAAAGCTCTTTAGCACCTTATATCTTATTTGTGAATTTCATAAGACAATGCAAAAATAAGCTATACGCCTCCCATGTTCCTTCAAAATACAAGAAGGCTTAGCTGAGCTTTGAAAATCCAACATACCAGATGTAAATTCTGCCTCTTTTGACGCCACAAAGAGGGAGTACTGGCAGTAATTGAATCATTCCTATGTTTAATGGCCAGTTTCAAAGAAATTATGGGTTAATGCTGCAATTAGCTGCATATCATTCCAATTTCGGGCTCCAGAAATCTTTCCTCAATATCCATCCCTCAGATAATTACTTAGAGGAAAACTGCCAAGCCTCCAGTTTTATTCTCCTCCGACTTCATTTTATTGATGACACATAAGAGTGAGAGAAGTGTACTCTTGGAATTCTAAAACTGCTGCAGCTACTTGCCAATTCCAGCAAATGTCACGTGTGAGAGGTTGTTGTTTCATATCGTAAATCAGCACGATACCtcaggtatgtgtgtgtgtgcataaggGCTGACGACGCCTCTGTGTGTGAGTAATAGTGGCAGAATCAGGTTAGAGCGTTGGGTTTGATCAGAACGCCCAAATCGAACGGACACGAGTCCCCCAGTTGTCCAAACCCTCACATCTTCTTCAGACAAAGTGCAGCCAGTCTCATTCTGTTTTGAAATATTTACGGGCATCTGAAAGCAAAGACTAACAGTGGGCTGAGCTGTGAATTTTCCTCTCCTCTCAAACTGTCAGCGAGATTCTTGGGGATTTGTGTTTTGGAAAGGAGGGATAGGTTTGGGATGTCTCCGAAACCTTAAATCTTGCCTTCAGAGTGAACATTGCTTCTGCCAAAAGACTGAAACCACCAAAATAGACTGAGAATCGGCATCTTACCATGCTGTGCATTACTATGGAACACACACTGTGGGGTTGAATTCTCAGTGCCATGTTTAATATTTAGTAGCTAATTTTCTACTGTCCATCTCTTGAAATCCATGCaactttaaaaatgttctccactatttgacattttttgcGATCTGCCTGCTTTTTTTTGCCAAGGCACATTACATCAATGCCATTGAAATAAAGTAAACATCCTTTAAGATTACGATCCTTTGTGTTTTTATGACTGAGGCAGCGACAGCCTTGCGGGGAAATAGGAGAACCGTTGCCAACAGGAGAGGATGCGTTTGTGTTtgaacattgttttttcttgcTGGCTAAAGGCAGCCATGCATCTTTCTTGTTGGAAACAAGGGGGAAAGTGCATATAAGGTGCCACAAGAAATAATTTCCCTATAGTCCCGCCAACTGCCAAGCACAAGGAACGGGTGGTGCATTGTCATTCATGGCACGCAGGTAACACGGGGGCTTAGCGCATTGCAGACTTTGATCCTTTAGTGCCTAATGGTTGACCTCTGAGACACTGGAAGAACGTCTGGACTGTGTGTCCTTCATCAGCAGTTATAGTCAGTGAACCGCAAGGTTGCAGACACTGATGGGAATTAGTTCGGAAAGATTTAGAAGAAAATACTCAAAACTTTTACATGAAaagaagctctttttttttattgtaatctGCTGTACCACAAGATTTACATTGGTACACTTAAAAAAGCTGATGATTATTTATAGAAGGCTCCCTGTGAGGAGCTTTGACTTATGTAACTTACTGAGGCTAAGTGGAAGCTAAGATATGTATATGCATTTAAACAAGCAACCACAGAGGCCAAGTTGTTGGGACGCTTTTGCGTGTGAGAGGATTTGTGCTTTTTAGAGCTTGCGGTTGAGGTATTTCGAGCAAGTGGAATTTCTCTTATATCCAGTGTCTGCACATACAGAGGTGAAACGACGGAGTCAGAGCAGAGAGCCTGAGAGAGGGAAGGGAGCGTGTGTGAGACTGAGAGAAAATCTATGTCGTCATAGAGTCACATGACTGCCGAGTTTCCTTGGAGACAGCAGCCGTGTAGTACATTGAGATGCTCGCCCGCTCAGTTGAGGGCAGATAAGGCATCTGGCAGCAGCTGCAGTTGGATGTATTTTGCCAGCCAGGCAGGTGCTCTCACTCCTCACAGAGGTAAGTCTGATGCCTCGTGCTGCATCTTCTGTCTTGAGTTCACCTTTGAAGGAGGGGGGCCTGGAGGCTGGGGGTTTCTTGTAATATGATGACCGGTAAACATTTCTCACATGGACCGGTA
This region of Odontesthes bonariensis isolate fOdoBon6 chromosome 17, fOdoBon6.hap1, whole genome shotgun sequence genomic DNA includes:
- the dtnbb gene encoding dystrobrevin, beta b isoform X6, yielding MIEEGSKRGKAMVEKRQLFMEMRAQNFDVIRLSTYRTACKLRFVQKRCNLHLVDVWNMIEAFRDNGLNALDHNAEINMSRLETILSSIYYQLNKRLPTTHQINVEQSIGLLLNFMVATYDSESHGKLTVFSMKAMLATMCGGKIVDKLRYIFSQIADSSGVMVFAKFDQFLREVLKLPTAVFEGPSFGYMEHSVRMCFPQQKKILLNTFLDVLMADPPPQCLVWLPLMHRLANVENVFHPVECSYCRSESMMGFRYRCQQCHGYQLCQSCFWRGHANGPHSNQHQMKEHSSWKSPAKKLSHAISKSLGCVPIGEPPHPVFPEQAERPQELTHTVQPKPVANNMNDTMLMSSGAPTPTKSVLESPSRLDEEHRLIARYAARLAAEAGNSTQPCPPTDLSFNFDANKQQRQLIAELENKNREILQEIQRLRLEHEKASQPTPEKAQQNPTLLTELRLLRHRKDELERRMSALQESRRELMVQLEGLMRLLKDEEQKQASQSGGSPHSSPSHGAGCSMPMPIRSTSAGSTPTHTPQDCLAGVGGDVLEAFSQGVPRNLRNDLLVAADSITNTMSSLVKELHSVDDGREEEETNMRNGGDRVRIQKH
- the dtnbb gene encoding dystrobrevin, beta b isoform X1; translation: MIEEGSKRGKAMVEKRQLFMEMRAQNFDVIRLSTYRTACKLRFVQKRCNLHLVDVWNMIEAFRDNGLNALDHNAEINMSRLETILSSIYYQLNKRLPTTHQINVEQSIGLLLNFMVATYDSESHGKLTVFSMKAMLATMCGGKIVDKLRYIFSQIADSSGVMVFAKFDQFLREVLKLPTAVFEGPSFGYMEHSVRMCFPQQKKILLNTFLDVLMADPPPQCLVWLPLMHRLANVENVFHPVECSYCRSESMMGFRYRCQQCHGYQLCQSCFWRGHANGPHSNQHQMKEHSSWKSPAKKLSHAISKSLGCVPIGEPPHPVFPEQAERPQELTHTVQPKPVANNMNDTMLMSSGAPTPTKSVLESPSRLDEEHRLIARYAARLAAEAGNSTQPCPPTDLSFNFDANKQQRQLIAELENKNREILQEIQRLRLEHEKASQPTPEKAQQNPTLLTELRLLRHRKDELERRMSALQESRRELMVQLEGLMRLLKDEEQKQASQSGGSPHSSPSHGAGCSMPMPIRSTSAGSTPTHTPQDCLAGVGGDVLEAFSQGVPRNLRNDLLVAADSITNTMSSLVKELHSVDDGREEEETNMRNGGDRGGFSENTKALREREHHPILQGHEVINWEESATTGTSWH
- the dtnbb gene encoding dystrobrevin, beta b isoform X4, whose amino-acid sequence is MIEEGSKRGKAMVEKRQLFMEMRAQNFDVIRLSTYRTACKLRFVQKRCNLHLVDVWNMIEAFRDNGLNALDHNAEINMSRLETILSSIYYQLNKRLPTTHQINVEQSIGLLLNFMVATYDSESHGKLTVFSMKAMLATMCGGKIVDKLRYIFSQIADSSGVMVFAKFDQFLREVLKLPTAVFEGPSFGYMEHSVRMCFPQQKKILLNTFLDVLMADPPPQCLVWLPLMHRLANVENVFHPVECSYCRSESMMGFRYRCQQCHGYQLCQSCFWRGHANGPHSNQHQMKEHSSWKSPAKKLSHAISKSLGCVPIGEPPHPVFPEQAERPQELTHTVQPKPVANNMNDTMLMSSGAPTPTKSVLESPSRLDEEHRLIARYAARLAAEAGNSTQPCPPTDLSFNFDANKQQRQLIAELENKNREILQEIQRLRLEHEKASQPTPEKAQQNPTLLTELRLLRHRKDELERRMSALQESRRELMVQLEGLMRLLKSQSGGSPHSSPSHGAGCSMPMPIRSTSAGSTPTHTPQDCLAGVGGDVLEAFSQGVPRNLRNDLLVAADSITNTMSSLVKELHSVDDGREEEETNMRNGGDRGGFSENTKALREREHHPILQGHEVINWEESATTGTSWH